The genome window GGTACTTCAATACTTGCCCAGGCTAATTCAGCACCACAGGCAGCACTATCATTGCTCGGGTAAATCAAATAGATTGAACTGAAAATAGAACATTTATTATTCAATAAAGTTGCGGAGTCGAGATTAGGCTCCGCAACTTTCATTTAAAATATAACATTAAAAGTCCAATTTACTATTCTATTGTTTTTTCTTATCCCTTTACAGCAAAACCGACGCAGAAGACATCACGCTAATCAACTGAACGAGCAGTATTATGGAAGGCTTGAACGGAATGATAAGTAAAGGAATACTTCTCCTCTCCATCAGGTTAAAAAGAGATGCCGGAGGGGGGAATCGAACCCCCATGGAGCTAAGCCCCGCGGGATTTTGAGTCCCGTGCGTCTACCAATTTCACCACTCCGGCGACAGGGGAATAACACAAAAAAATCACAAATCTTTTCTGAGATTAACAGAATTTTGTTTTGATATACTCAAAAAACGTTGATGTCAAGAATAGCTGAAAAAATCTTCCAGTTTCTTTCTTACATCATCCATAGTGAAAGGCTTTGAAAGGACTATATTGTTAATATCATTGGAATTATCAAGAGCTTTGATGCTCGATGTATCTCCGGTAATAAAAATAATCTTGTCCTCATAACCGGGGTTTATCTCTCTTACTTTTTTAAGGAAGCTTACACCATCAAGGTCAGGCATTTTAACATCAGAGAATACTACATCATAACCATTATTACTGATCCTCTTCAAGCCTTCTACAGCACTCTGCGTAACATCAACAACATGTCCATCCTCCTCCAGGAACAGCATCAGGATATCTGTAATAACAGGTTCATCATCAATGACAAGAATTCTTTTTTTCTCAATTTTATTATTCATTTCTGTTTTATTTTCTCCGGTATTTCCGGTTTCTGAAACAGTCTGTTTAATTAAAGGCAATTCAACTATGAAATTAGTCCCAACCCCTTCTTTGCTGTTAAGGACAATTTGTCCTCCATGCTCTTTTACAATACCATATGATATACTTAAACCAAGACCGGTCCCTTTGCCCACTTCTTTGGTCGTAAAAAATGGATCAAATATCTTTCTGAGGTTCTTTGAAGAAATCCCGATTCCGGTATCACTGATTTCAATTAGAAATTTCTTTTTGTCAAATCTGGTAGCAACTTTTATCCTTTTTACACCGCTCTCCTTTGCTTCCACTGCATGACGCGCATTCTGAAGCAGATTTAAGATTACCTGCTGAATCCTGTTTGCATCAAGATATGCTTCAGGCAATTCCGAACCATAGTCTTCGATTACTTCTATTCCACTCGAACGCATGTCATAAATATTTAGAGCCAATGTTGATTCAACTATTGAATTAAGATCAATATTAACCTTTTTTGATTCGTACTTGCGCGAAAACATTAAAAGATTTGATATGATGTTCTGACAGCGCGCAGATTGTGTGTTTATTACTTCAACTTCCTTCTTAACATCAGAGGGGATGTCTCTTCCCATAAGTACCCCAGAATATCCTATTATTGCAGTTAGTGGATTATTTAGCTCGTGGGCAACTCCGGAAATAAGCTCACCTACAGATGAAAGCTTTTCAGCCTGTATCAGGTTTTCCTGAAGAGATTTTATCTCCCTCATGTCTCTTACTACCCCAAGACTTGCGAATGGTAATCCGCTTTCATCTTTTAGCAGAACAGCCCTTATGCTTGTAGGTATGATTTCTCCGCTCTTTGAGAGCAGTTCTATTTCAAGTCCATTTATGGGCTCCCCGTCTTTAAAATGTTTTTTAAGGGAACTTCTAATGAACTCATGACTTTCAGGGGGATACAAGACATAGAGTTCTTTGCCGATAAGCTCTTCTTTCTTAAAACCAAGAAGAGAACAGATGTAATAATTGACATCAGTGATCTTCTCATGGAGATCTATCACAGCTATACCATCTATAATGGAAGAAAAAACGGTTTTTAAATACCGTTCTGATTTTTCTATCTGATTTTCCGCAAGCCGCTGCTCTGTGATGTCTCTGGCCGTTGAAATCTGTCCGGATGCCTTCCCTTCGCTATCAACCATTGCCTTGCTTGTCCAGGAAAGGATTCGCTTTTGTCCGTCCTTGCGGGAAAAGCTTAGAGGTATGCCTGGGGTTATCTGTGAGGTTTCAGCCTTATCAATATAATCCTCTATCTTCTTCCCAACTGCATCTTCACCAAAAAAATGCAATCCCGAATCATTAAGCCACAATAGATTTCCTTCATTGTCTATATGGGCAATGATATCCGGAAAAACATCAATCAGGGTATCCCTGAATATTTTCATCTCGGCAAAGCTCTTAGCCTTACCGTCTCTATGTTTTTTCCAATACATATATCCGACAAAACCTGATGAAAGCAGTAATACTGTACCCACTAATGCCATAATTAAACCCAAAAACTTAAACTCCCTGATAGCTTCTCCATAATATACAATCAATCCAAAGACTATAAATGAGTGGAGCAAGGCTATATAGAGGACTATTTGCCGGGAGGAAGCAATATTATTGTTTTTTTTCAAAGTGCTAGTCGAAACTCCTTTACTATTTTTTACTTTATGCATGTTGATTAAATATAGAGTGTTAAGTTAATTATCCTTATTTCTTATCTGAAAAAGTGTAATGTTTATCGAATGATTGAGTCCTCTGATAAGTTAAAAAATGCCTGAAAAAGGTTTCGTAGGTCTTTTATGGTTTAAAATTCTTCTGAAGAAAACTATCTATAATAATAAAGAAGGGATGAAAGTTTGCTTGTAGAAGAATATGCAAAAATCTCTACTCTTGACGGAGCATGTTCCTCATATTCAGGTAATGTTATAGTCTTTTCCGCAAGAGGAGGAATATTAATTTCGCTTTTTACTATCTGCCATGGTTCATTCATAAGAGAATTTAACGTGTTGTTTTGCTTTTCATTATTTGCACCTTCATAAACAGAGTCTTCGCGGATAAAAAAAAGTCTGTCAAATATGATATAATTCCCTGCTCCATCAGAACTTCCCGATGCTTTGACTTCGAGTGAGCTTTCCTCACTGTTCTGCACCTTAATTCTGCCAATAAAAGAATTGGTCATCCCCCCAGATGATAATGATGGTAATGATAAATCAAAAGATGAAAGAGTGCTTCCATTAAACAGGAAATCCATCCGAGCTTTACCGGACTTAATTTTTGGCAGACTTAACCTTGTATAAACTTTATAGCTCCCCTCATCAAGAGCCAGCTTTCGGACAAGCTTTCCTTCAGAATAACTATCATAAAGCGGGAAAACCATAGCCGCATTGTTTGAAAAGTAATCTATTTCAGACGACATATAAGGCATGCCCTGAGACCAATGAGAATAGACTGAAAACCAGGGATTATGCTCCTCGTCTGATTCGTAAAAGGACTCTCCTTCTACTGCATCATCAATATAATTAACCATGTATGTAAGCTTCTCCTGAGATTTCCTGAGATTTTTTAGAGTTACAGTAGAGAAATCCAAGCCGGATTTGGGAAAAGAGCCATTGAAAAAAACTTCAATAAACTCCCCTCCCCTGTTCCCTATATATGGTCTTACAGGAAAGGCCCTGTCTGTAAAATCATCCGGTTTACCAGCCCGTTTTATGGAAGGATCATATAGGCAAATTATGGATGAATTATCATAAATACGGTTGAGGCTTTTGGAAGACAGGAGCTCTTCATGCATCTTAGGTTCTTCCATATTCCCTCTGATGCTCATGTCCCTGTATGTAAAGAATATGCCGTCAGCATATTTGTACATAGGCATTATGATATATGAAATATCATTTCTCAGGAATACAGGCTTGTAGTCTCCGCTAAGAAGAGAAAGGCTGTCCTTTAAAGGCAGGTCCCTCAAATCTTTCGAGTCTTTACCCTCAAGTATGCCAAATGGATTGTTCTCATAAATTATACCTTTTGCAACAGAAGAAGAGGGCAAATACTCTATGGCCCCAATATATGGCATGATTCCCGCAGAAAGCAGATTAATCCTTCTGTCAACCTGGCGGATACCTTCCGCAGAAAATACTATTAAAATCAGGGGAAGCAAAACTGAAACAGGAATCAGCATCTTCCCTTTAGATTCATTAGAGACGACAAAAGAAAATATGAAAACAATTACAAATGACATGGAAATAAAACAGAGCATCTTCAGTACTCCGGCAGATGACTGGACTTCAGTATCTAAATAGCCTGTCATTCTGCCCAATATATAAAGGACAGGAGAGAAAATAAGTGCAGAAAGGAGAAGATAGTTTCCCCCTCGTTTCAGGTTATTCACAAGATGATCAATCATCGAAGCTGACATTATGCAGAAAAATGGAATGGCAGGAACCAGAATCCTTGGAAAGTGATGACCCGGATTAATAAGAAGAAGGAACACGAATGAAAACGCATAGCAGAAACTTAAGAGACTCGCACATCTCTTTGAGCAGTCCTTCATCATAATGAAAGGAAACAGAATAAAAACTGGGAAAAAGAGATAAGGAGAGTCAAGAAGATGATTCTCAACGTTTTCCCATTTTTCCATATAAACAAAATCCTGAGATTTGAGCCATTGAGGCATGCCGAAATCCCTGAAGAAATAAAGCCCCAGACTCCCTGCCCTCCAGAATATAATTGGCAAAAGAAATAAAAGTGCTGAAACAATAAAAATCAGTGGATGATAAAATTTTATTTGTTCTTCTCTGCCGTCCTCTCCCTTCAAAAAGAGCAGCAGGACAGACAACAACATCATCCCGAGAATCGTAAACATGGAAAATGTCCTGAATCCGAAGGCTATCGGGATACATGCACCGGCAAGGACAATAAGGTAATATCTTCCGTTCACTGCTCCAATGAGAAAAAGATATGCTGAAAGAGTAATAAAAAAAGAAAGAATCATGTACGGCTTTGCCATAATGGAAAAAAGTATGTTAAGAGGGGAGAAAGCCACAAAGAACGAAGCAAGGAGAGCAGCCCTTCCCCCATATGCTTTATTTGTAAAAAGGTAGACCAAGATTAAAATCCCAATACCTGCAAAGGCATCGCCAAGCTTCCCTATGAGAATACTCTCACCAAAAATCTTATAAAGACTTCCGTTAAGGATTGCGGCAAATGGGCCTTCAAAGGGGACGATTCCCCGCTCATCAAATACTCTGCCGTTAAGGAGGGCTATGGCACCGTCAGTTTCAAGAAGAGGAGTGGTCAGTGCATAATAAATCCTGATAGCTATGGCTATTATCAGGATAGCAAAAAAATATATTTTCCCGGTATGATTTTTCTCATTCCGCATGGGAACGCTTACGGTACATTAAAAAATAATTTTAACATATACATGGCTGCGATGCCAGAAATAAGGATGATAAAGTTATATACATTATGCTCCCGATGAGTCTGCGGGATAAGGTCAGATGCTGATATATAAAGAAAGAAGCCTGCGGCAAAAGCAAGAAGTGCGCCCATGGAATAGGGCACTATATCTTTCAGAAAAAGCGATGCAAGGATTGTTCCTATAGGAGTAGCAGCAGATATGACAACTGAAATAAGAACAACCTTTTTCATTGGTTCCTTTGCATGGAACAAAATACCCCCAATCGCTATACCATCAGGTATTTTATGTGCAAGCACAGCGACCACTGCAAGGAACCCGAGCGTATTGTTTACCTCAAAACCAGCGCCAATCGCAATCCCGTCAAGTGTGGAATGTATCAAGAGCCCGATGACAGCTAAGCTGCCGAACTCATGGTGACGCTCCCCTGACGGCTCCTCATCAGAATGGGAATGAAAAAGCATAAATGACTCGAGAAGATAAAAAGAAATAAAGCCAGCCAGCGCAAACCAGAGGGCATCTCTGTTTATTTCAAGAGACTCCGGAAGGAGATGGATAAAGACAAGTCCGAGGAATATTCCTCCTGAAAAGCTTATCAGTTTAATAGAATTTGCTCTTGCCCATTTTTCCCGGAATATTAAGAGCGTCATCCCGAGAAGTGACCCCATTGCCGCAATAAGGCTATAATAGAAAGCTAAACTATTCAATCCAATGTTTCTCCATTAATATTAATCATAGCACTGTCAGCGTACTTCATTGAAAGAGTAAATACATCAGCAAAAGATTCAACTATGCTCTTTCTTATTTCATCTATGGAGGGGAGTGCGTTGCCAAGAAGCGCTGAAAGCGATGTAACACCTTTATCCTTTATACCGCAGGGGGTGATAAGATCAAAATGACTCATGTCCGGATTTACATTGAATGCGAATCCGTGGAAGCTTACCCATTTCCTCACTGCCATGCCAATGGCGCCTATCTTTTTATTTCCCACCCAGACACCGGTTAATCCCTTTATACGCTCACCTTTAATATCATAATGGGCAAGGACTCTTATCATGACCTCCTCAACCCTTCTTACAAAAAGATGAATGTCCTTTTCTTCACGTAAATCCAATATAGGATAACCGACTATCTGTCCCGGCCCATGATAAGTTATGTCACCTCCTCTTTCAACGCTGTGAATCTCTATGCCTGCATCTTTAAGATATTCCTCGCTCACAAGGAGGTTCTCCCTTTTTCCGGAACGGCCGATAGTTATAACAGGATTATGTTCGAGCAAAATAAGATAGTTATCTTCCTTTCCTGCAATTACTTTTTCATAAAGGAGTTTCTGAAGTTTAAGAGCCCGGGTGTAATTCACATTGCCGAGGCTAAGACAGTAACACTCTTTTTTCATCTTAGTTTAACCCGCGTATCACAAAATCCTGCATCAATATTACAAGAAACAACCTGTTATAGCCTGGCAGTTCCTGCGGCAGGCGCATGAATTTTTAAGCCTAAACAGGGCTGCCAGACCATGCATTATATTTTAACCTCAGTATATTAAGCCATCTTCCCTTATCCCTTTTTCAAGGAGCAGGACCTTAAAAATGTCTCCCATACCGGATGGCAGTACCAGATTCTTTATCTTCTGTATTTCATTATACTTTTCTATATCAAGTCTGCCGTTTCCTGCAAGTGCGGAAAGCTGTTCAAGAATCCCCCATCGGATAAAGAAAGAACGGGAATCCGTAAAATCAGCGATACTAAAACCGGATATTATTGCCTCATATATGAGTTCAGAAAAATTCACTGAGCAGGTCACATCCTGCTCGCCTAGGAATTCATAGGGATCATCAGAAACTTTATGGTTCCTATAACACCGCATCGTAGGATGCGGGTCTTGCTCTGCATAAAGCCTGTGTGCAAGGTCCCCATAATCTATTATCAGCATGACTCCTTTGTTAATGGATTTCGATATCCTGTTAAGTACAATATCAAAACCGGGAGCTATCTCAACCTCACCGCTCCCAGTTAAATCAGAAAACCATCTGTTATAAATCTTCTCTACCTTTTCTTCTGATATTTCCTTTTCAATTTCATGGATTGTTTCGCCCTCAATTTTCACGAAAATTTCACTGGGCGCACCGGAGTTTAATCTTATCCTCGAAAAAGGAAGTGCGTCAAATAATTCGTTGCATATGACCACAGCGCTGTCAAAAAAGGGAAGTTCATCAAGATTTGAAAAAAAGGTAATCGGAAATTTAATATGGGAAAGCCTTTGCTTGGCCTCATTAATAAAACTTATGTTCTGCTCTATAAGTACAAGCTCTAATCTTTCTTCAGTAATGCCCGCCTGCAAAAGATTGTCAGCAATATCCTGCATAAGCATTCCCCGTCCGCTGCCAATTTCTATGATAGCAAGTTTTTCATTGGCGGGGAAAAACCTAAGCTGCGAGATAATAAATTTTGAAATGCAGATACCAAAGGCGTTAGTAAGCTCCGGAGCTGTGTAGAAATCCCTGTATATCCCTGGATGCTTCCTTCCCCTGCCGTAGTAGCCATAATCCGGATCATGGAGTATGGATGTCACGAATTCATAGAATGAAACGGAAGTTTTACTGCCAAATATCCTGTTTGTCAGTTCCTGATGGGAAAGCATTTGATTGCCTCCCTTAGACCGGCGCTATCTTGGTCTGTAACCAAGCTTAGCAGTTTTTAAGGAAGGTCTATCCTTTAAAATATCAATATTGTTAACGCGGTCTGAAAATTTATTGAATGAACATTCAAGTTCACTGCTCATTATTATGGCCTCAACCGGACACGCATCAACACAGAACCCGCAGAATATGCAGCGAAGCATATCAATCTCAAAACTCTTTGGCCTTTTTTCTATGGATGGATCAGGAGATTCTTCGGCTACTATGGTAATGCACTCTGCGGGACATATGGTCGCACACATATAGCAGGAAACACACTTCGGGGTGCCGTCTTCCCTGCGGTTAAGGATATGGACTCCTCGCAGCCTTTCTGAGTATTCACGTCTCTCTTCAGGATATTCAATTGTAGGCCTATCCTTTTTCACTACATTGCTTACAAGGTTACCCATTGTGACTATCAGGCCTTTTAAACTTGCAGCAATACTCTTATCTTCAACTTCAACTATTTTTGTTTTTATCATTTTATAAATCCCGGTTTTTTAGCATCAGAGCTTTAATTGAACCCCTGTATCTCCAATATCTGAAAACTTAATGCTGCTGAATGCACTTACCACTCCTGCCAATTCATTAAATATGGCCGGTGCTGAAAGCTTTTTTCCGTCTCCACCAAGCTTATTAATCATGTCCTGAAATATCTCGCTATGGCTTTTTACACTTTCCTTCCGCTTGATTGCTGATTTTATTTTCTGCACGCGACCTGCATAATTCGTAAAAGTCCCGTCAGCCTCGGCATATGATGCTGAAGGGAATACAATCTGAGCCGGCATATCAGAAAGCGGCACAAACATTGAATGGACTATAATTGCATCAACATTCTTAAGCGCATCACGGAGCGGCTGAGATGTTGCACCGTCCCGGAGTATTTCAGGCGACATCAGATAAAGGGCCTTAATCCCGTTCTTATTTATAATATCTGCGACCCTCTCAGGAGTCATCTTCCCATCGTCAGCCTTTATTCCAATCAGTCCCGCGCCAACAGTATTGGGGTTAGGATCAATACGGCGTAAGACCTTGTCCTCCATTACTGAAGCGTTGTTAACGCCATCCGTTTCTCCGAGGCTGATGTGCGGAGTTCTAATGACTTCAGAAAAAAACTTCTTAAAAAGATATAGGTCTTCGTTTGTCCCTTTTGGAGAGGCTATTGCCAGTATCTTGTCATTGCCATATTTTGAGGCAATGTCTTTAAGCTTTTGAGCCCCTTTTTCAACTGCGCTCTCATAAGATATTTCCTGAAAACCACTGCCGGATTTTTCAAGCGCCTGATAGAGCCTTCCTTCGTCGTTTATAAGTTTATAGGACATCCGCCCTTTGTCGCATATCCAGCTTTTATTGACATCTGCATTGTACCTTGGCCTTAACCTCTGGACTAAGCCGTTCTTTGATTCTACATATATATTGCACCCTGTACTGCATGTAGGACATACAGAAGGTGTTGTGTTTAAGAACCATACCCTGCACTTGAATCTAAAATCCTTGCTCGTAATCGCGCCTACCGGACATATATCAACAAGGTTTCCTGCATAGGGGTTGTCAACTACTGCATCATAAAAAGTCCCGATCTCAGTGCGGTTGCCGCGGTTTGAAAATCCAAATTCGTTTGAGCCTGTAACATCCTCACAGAATCTTACACATCTAGAGCAAAGGACGCATCTTTCAGTGTCGAGCACAATCATGTCGCCAAGCCTCAAAACTTTCCTTTTTTTGACTTTATCATTTAACGGAATGCGGGAATCATAAAGGCCGTAACGCATGTAATAATCCTGAAGGAAACATTCCCCAGCCTGATCGCATATGGGGCAGTCTATCGGATGATTGAGAAGGAGAAACTCCAGTACTCCCCTTACGGCCTTTACCACCTTGGGGCTCTTTGTATAAACAACCATCCCGTCAGCTGCAACCGTTGCACATGAAATGGCAAGTTTCGGCATCTTCTCGACCTCAACCTGACACATCCTGCAGTTACCAGCCCAGCGCAGATCCTTGTGATAACAGAAGCGTGGTATCTCTATACCGATCCTGTCAGCAACCTGCAATATGCTTTCGCCGGTCTCAAACTCAGCTTCTATTCCATCTATTGTTATCTTAGGCATTGCATCATAACCCTAATTTTGCCCTAATGTTTTTCCTTAACATCACATTTGCCGTTCTTTATATGGTACTCAAACTCATGTCTGTATTTATTCAGGAATCCTACAACAGGCATGGCAGCAGCATCGCCGAGCGGGCAGACTGTCTTCCCCATTATGTTGTCGCAGATTTCATAGAGGAGGTCTATGTCAGAAAGCTTTCCCTCGCCATTCATTATTTTTTGAAGAATCCTATACATCCATGCAGTACCTTCGCGGCAGGGTGTACACTGCCCGCACGATTCATGCGCATAGAAATGGGCAAGCACTGTTATTGCCTCTACCATGCAGTCTGTTTCATCAAAGACAATGACTGCCCCAGAGCCTAACATTGAACCTGCTGCTGCAATGGATTCATAATCAAGGTTTACTTTTTCTATTTCTTCGGCAGGGAGTACAGGCGTTGAAGAACCTCCGGGGATTACAGCTTTCAGTTTCTTCCCGTCTTTTACACCGCCGCAGTATTCATCCAGAAATTTTTTAAAAGGATAGCCTAAATCTACTTCATATACTCCGGGTTTGTTTACCTTCCCGCAGACGCTGAAAAGTTTTGTGCCCGTGCTTTTTTCAGTCCCTATCTTTGCATATGCAGCGCCGCCGTTTAAAATTATCCACGGCACAGCCGCCAATGTTTCCACATTATTTATTACCGTAGGACAGCCAAAAGCACCAACGACCGCAGGGAAAGGAGGCTTAAGACGCGGATATCCTCGCTTTCCTTCAAGTGACTCAAGAAGCGAAGTCTCTTCACCGCAGACATATGCACCTGCTCCTCTGTGAACGACTATATCAATATCAACTCCATCGCGTCCAAGGACATTACTGCCAAGAAAGCCCTTTGCTTTTGCCTCTTCTATGGCTTTCTCGAGCATCATTGCTCCCTTGTAAAACTCCCCTC of Candidatus Schekmanbacteria bacterium contains these proteins:
- a CDS encoding PAS domain S-box protein; protein product: MKKNNNIASSRQIVLYIALLHSFIVFGLIVYYGEAIREFKFLGLIMALVGTVLLLSSGFVGYMYWKKHRDGKAKSFAEMKIFRDTLIDVFPDIIAHIDNEGNLLWLNDSGLHFFGEDAVGKKIEDYIDKAETSQITPGIPLSFSRKDGQKRILSWTSKAMVDSEGKASGQISTARDITEQRLAENQIEKSERYLKTVFSSIIDGIAVIDLHEKITDVNYYICSLLGFKKEELIGKELYVLYPPESHEFIRSSLKKHFKDGEPINGLEIELLSKSGEIIPTSIRAVLLKDESGLPFASLGVVRDMREIKSLQENLIQAEKLSSVGELISGVAHELNNPLTAIIGYSGVLMGRDIPSDVKKEVEVINTQSARCQNIISNLLMFSRKYESKKVNIDLNSIVESTLALNIYDMRSSGIEVIEDYGSELPEAYLDANRIQQVILNLLQNARHAVEAKESGVKRIKVATRFDKKKFLIEISDTGIGISSKNLRKIFDPFFTTKEVGKGTGLGLSISYGIVKEHGGQIVLNSKEGVGTNFIVELPLIKQTVSETGNTGENKTEMNNKIEKKRILVIDDEPVITDILMLFLEEDGHVVDVTQSAVEGLKRISNNGYDVVFSDVKMPDLDGVSFLKKVREINPGYEDKIIFITGDTSSIKALDNSNDINNIVLSKPFTMDDVRKKLEDFFSYS
- a CDS encoding glycosyltransferase family 39 protein produces the protein MRNEKNHTGKIYFFAILIIAIAIRIYYALTTPLLETDGAIALLNGRVFDERGIVPFEGPFAAILNGSLYKIFGESILIGKLGDAFAGIGILILVYLFTNKAYGGRAALLASFFVAFSPLNILFSIMAKPYMILSFFITLSAYLFLIGAVNGRYYLIVLAGACIPIAFGFRTFSMFTILGMMLLSVLLLFLKGEDGREEQIKFYHPLIFIVSALLFLLPIIFWRAGSLGLYFFRDFGMPQWLKSQDFVYMEKWENVENHLLDSPYLFFPVFILFPFIMMKDCSKRCASLLSFCYAFSFVFLLLINPGHHFPRILVPAIPFFCIMSASMIDHLVNNLKRGGNYLLLSALIFSPVLYILGRMTGYLDTEVQSSAGVLKMLCFISMSFVIVFIFSFVVSNESKGKMLIPVSVLLPLILIVFSAEGIRQVDRRINLLSAGIMPYIGAIEYLPSSSVAKGIIYENNPFGILEGKDSKDLRDLPLKDSLSLLSGDYKPVFLRNDISYIIMPMYKYADGIFFTYRDMSIRGNMEEPKMHEELLSSKSLNRIYDNSSIICLYDPSIKRAGKPDDFTDRAFPVRPYIGNRGGEFIEVFFNGSFPKSGLDFSTVTLKNLRKSQEKLTYMVNYIDDAVEGESFYESDEEHNPWFSVYSHWSQGMPYMSSEIDYFSNNAAMVFPLYDSYSEGKLVRKLALDEGSYKVYTRLSLPKIKSGKARMDFLFNGSTLSSFDLSLPSLSSGGMTNSFIGRIKVQNSEESSLEVKASGSSDGAGNYIIFDRLFFIREDSVYEGANNEKQNNTLNSLMNEPWQIVKSEINIPPLAEKTITLPEYEEHAPSRVEIFAYSSTSKLSSLLYYYR
- a CDS encoding ZIP family metal transporter; its protein translation is MNSLAFYYSLIAAMGSLLGMTLLIFREKWARANSIKLISFSGGIFLGLVFIHLLPESLEINRDALWFALAGFISFYLLESFMLFHSHSDEEPSGERHHEFGSLAVIGLLIHSTLDGIAIGAGFEVNNTLGFLAVVAVLAHKIPDGIAIGGILFHAKEPMKKVVLISVVISAATPIGTILASLFLKDIVPYSMGALLAFAAGFFLYISASDLIPQTHREHNVYNFIILISGIAAMYMLKLFFNVP
- the lipB gene encoding lipoyl(octanoyl) transferase LipB, producing the protein MKKECYCLSLGNVNYTRALKLQKLLYEKVIAGKEDNYLILLEHNPVITIGRSGKRENLLVSEEYLKDAGIEIHSVERGGDITYHGPGQIVGYPILDLREEKDIHLFVRRVEEVMIRVLAHYDIKGERIKGLTGVWVGNKKIGAIGMAVRKWVSFHGFAFNVNPDMSHFDLITPCGIKDKGVTSLSALLGNALPSIDEIRKSIVESFADVFTLSMKYADSAMININGETLD
- a CDS encoding SAM-dependent methyltransferase; protein product: MLSHQELTNRIFGSKTSVSFYEFVTSILHDPDYGYYGRGRKHPGIYRDFYTAPELTNAFGICISKFIISQLRFFPANEKLAIIEIGSGRGMLMQDIADNLLQAGITEERLELVLIEQNISFINEAKQRLSHIKFPITFFSNLDELPFFDSAVVICNELFDALPFSRIRLNSGAPSEIFVKIEGETIHEIEKEISEEKVEKIYNRWFSDLTGSGEVEIAPGFDIVLNRISKSINKGVMLIIDYGDLAHRLYAEQDPHPTMRCYRNHKVSDDPYEFLGEQDVTCSVNFSELIYEAIISGFSIADFTDSRSFFIRWGILEQLSALAGNGRLDIEKYNEIQKIKNLVLPSGMGDIFKVLLLEKGIREDGLIY
- a CDS encoding NADH-quinone oxidoreductase subunit I, which translates into the protein MIKTKIVEVEDKSIAASLKGLIVTMGNLVSNVVKKDRPTIEYPEERREYSERLRGVHILNRREDGTPKCVSCYMCATICPAECITIVAEESPDPSIEKRPKSFEIDMLRCIFCGFCVDACPVEAIIMSSELECSFNKFSDRVNNIDILKDRPSLKTAKLGYRPR
- a CDS encoding (2Fe-2S)-binding protein — encoded protein: MPKITIDGIEAEFETGESILQVADRIGIEIPRFCYHKDLRWAGNCRMCQVEVEKMPKLAISCATVAADGMVVYTKSPKVVKAVRGVLEFLLLNHPIDCPICDQAGECFLQDYYMRYGLYDSRIPLNDKVKKRKVLRLGDMIVLDTERCVLCSRCVRFCEDVTGSNEFGFSNRGNRTEIGTFYDAVVDNPYAGNLVDICPVGAITSKDFRFKCRVWFLNTTPSVCPTCSTGCNIYVESKNGLVQRLRPRYNADVNKSWICDKGRMSYKLINDEGRLYQALEKSGSGFQEISYESAVEKGAQKLKDIASKYGNDKILAIASPKGTNEDLYLFKKFFSEVIRTPHISLGETDGVNNASVMEDKVLRRIDPNPNTVGAGLIGIKADDGKMTPERVADIINKNGIKALYLMSPEILRDGATSQPLRDALKNVDAIIVHSMFVPLSDMPAQIVFPSASYAEADGTFTNYAGRVQKIKSAIKRKESVKSHSEIFQDMINKLGGDGKKLSAPAIFNELAGVVSAFSSIKFSDIGDTGVQLKL
- the nuoF gene encoding NADH-quinone oxidoreductase subunit NuoF, which gives rise to MEKIILKNADFEDQPNIDAYISRGGYKALEKALTMEPAAITDEVKKAGIRGRGGAGFPAGLKWSFIPKDTKKPIYLVCNADEGEPGTFKDRFIIERDPHLLVEGIAVSSYALKVKTAYIYIRGEFYKGAMMLEKAIEEAKAKGFLGSNVLGRDGVDIDIVVHRGAGAYVCGEETSLLESLEGKRGYPRLKPPFPAVVGAFGCPTVINNVETLAAVPWIILNGGAAYAKIGTEKSTGTKLFSVCGKVNKPGVYEVDLGYPFKKFLDEYCGGVKDGKKLKAVIPGGSSTPVLPAEEIEKVNLDYESIAAAGSMLGSGAVIVFDETDCMVEAITVLAHFYAHESCGQCTPCREGTAWMYRILQKIMNGEGKLSDIDLLYEICDNIMGKTVCPLGDAAAMPVVGFLNKYRHEFEYHIKNGKCDVKEKH